A portion of the Aphelocoma coerulescens isolate FSJ_1873_10779 chromosome 11, UR_Acoe_1.0, whole genome shotgun sequence genome contains these proteins:
- the PIEZO1 gene encoding piezo-type mechanosensitive ion channel component 1 isoform X4 has product MKQSYVSALIAMMVWSITYHSWLTFVLLLWSCLIWMVRSRRHFAMLCSPFLVLYAITLCSLQYVWAMDLSPELPTRISFMRLQPLGLVHPRYPCLALGAKLLLTLTFWMLLRQFVKEKVLTRRAPAMPLLEVSVTDTDTSQMRDVLKNLGQVVRNFFAKFWICVCAGMFIVVTFTGRLVVYKIVYMLLFLLCLILFQVYYSLWRKVLKGFWWLVVAYTMLVLIANYTYQFEDFPMYWRNLTGLTDNQLSDLGLEQFSVSKLFSSILIPGFFLLACILQLHYFHQPFMLITDLEHVRAPSVAPCRIPRSEELHGSRLLRDAAAAESARAGDSDTESLDSNKWGLVLERLIVLGRTFSDTVTRGEVFVRRLLELHVLKMVAVYTVWVALEEVSLMNFLLVLLWALAMPYCRFRRMASCLSTVWTCIIIVCKMLYQLEIVDPRQYSSNCTQPLPNNTNLTPEELGNSTLYRGPVDPANWFGIRKGFPNLGYIQNHLQVLLLLVFEAVVYRRQQYHRKQHQLVAPVTETIFEDISRQHLDLGLVSCAKYFINYFYYKFGLEICFLMMVNVIGQRMNFVVILHGCWLVVMLTRRRRAAIARLWPKFCLFLVIILLYQYLLCVGMPPALCLDYPWRWSHTIPLNSALVKWLYLPDFFEAPKSTNLINDFVLLLCAAQQWRVFEAERSEPWLQEAGDNSDRLDRERDHHNPTRNFIYCKSYLDMAKVVVFRHLFWFVLVVVFITGANRISLFGLGYLLACFYLLLSGTATLRKPARARLVLWDCLILYNITVIISKNMLSLLSCVFVQQMQNNFCWVIQLFSLVCTVKGYYDSKAMAKDHDCTLPVEEAGIIWDSICFFFLLLQRRIFLSSYYLHVMWDLQASALQPSRGVALFKASIMKSLRSHRRAERKSLDQLKRQMERIRTKQQKYHQERLPRSAGPGQDGARAAPGGPADPSRLRERWWRPWLDHAAVLHSGEYFLFESDSEEEEEVQEEPRPERLSAFQLAYQAWVTNTRTVLRQQEQPEQPEPPSPESAAGDGAGRELETPEGAEGQEEENTESSERSNVLQRALNTLRFLWLLCQALVDGLTQWLDACTREHTDMSRILLLERCVLAQRLARGEEINHEFPDELYVLPPEEFPQEPSLPGALAADSQSGASSGCPRAAPADSQELVTNLGSQEDVADAQGFLAVPQQRRRTASELLMSRRTYVSELEESERFYQSHNRFLKLLLAGYRCVTAHSELLCYFIIILNHMVTASILSLFLPILVFLWAMLSIPRPTKRFWMTAIIFTEVMVVVKYLFQFGFFPWNGYITLLRNEGKPFFPPRILGLEKTGRYNKYDLLQLLALFFHRSLLLSYGLWDHEKTEEKRADSSEGEEKEEAAVSPPLVLVEDWPEAPAQPEALGAATEPELELEPEGKSVEQREGTETTRLRFRRSQGRKTPEMVPGEGVEKEKKEEVEEAAEESHAQRKLKAFGLRVKGFFLTMAQNVYRPVRKFFQDILNTQNHAATDVYAYMFMADVVDFIIIIFGFWAFGRYTAAADITSSLSENQVPQAFLVMVLFQFTTMVIDRALYLRKTVLGKLIFQVILVFGIHIWMFFILPAVTQRLFSLNSVAQLWYFVKCIYFGLSAYQIRCGYPTRILGNFLTKKYNHLNLFLFQGFRLVPFLVELRAVMDWVWTDTTLSLSNWMCVEDIYANIFIIKCSRETEKKYPQPKGQKKKKVVKYGMGGLIILFLVGIIWFPLLFMSLVRSVVGIVNHPIDVTVTLKLGGYEPLFTTSSQQQSIQPFTSQDYEDLTKEFEREPLAMQFITLYGEEDIVTARVEGSSGSLWSISPPSREQMQQELQNSSSDITLHFTWTFQRDLSKGGTVENAYGKLTRDLEPGAPQRLELAQLLGGTRDDPVELPKLFPKYIRAPSGLEAEPVKQLLPNDKDSYLDVEVQLKRERRGSGQDDNFVEWWVLRLKDAPPRDGNILPLIIFNDKVSPPSLGFLAGYGIMGLYVSIVLVIGKFVRGFFSEISHSIMFEELPCVDRILKLCHDIFLVRETGELELEEELYAKLIFLYRSPETMIKWTREKE; this is encoded by the exons ATGAAGCAGAGCTACGTGTCCGCCCTCATCGCCATGATG GTGTGGAGCATCACCTACCACAGCTGGCTGACCTtcgtgctgctgctgtggtcgTGCCTGATCTGGATGGTGCGGAGCCGCCGGCACTTCGCCATGCTCTGCTCGCCCTTCCTGGTGCTCTACGCCATCACCCTGTGCAGCCTGCAGTACGTCTGGGCCATGGACCTGTCCCCCGAGCTGCCCACCCGCATCAGCTTCATGAGGCTGCAGCCGCTGGGGCTGGTGCATCCCAGGTACccctgcctggccctggggGCGAAG ctcctgctcacccTCACCTTCTGGATGCTGCTGCGGCAGTTCGTTAAGGAGAAGGTGCTAACGAGGAGGGCCCCGGCCATGCCGCTCCTGGAGGTGTCCGTCACGGATACAG ACACCAGCCAGATGCGGGATGTGCTGAAGAACCTGGGGCAGGTGGTGAGGAATTTCTTTGCCAAGTTCTGGATCTGTGTCTGCGCTGGGATGTTCATCGTGGTGACCTTCACTGGCCGCCTCGTCGTCTACAAGATCGTCTAcatgctcctcttcctcctctgcctcaTCCTGTTCCAG GTGTACTACAGCCTGTGGCGCAAGGTGCTCAAGGGCTTCTGGTGGCTGGTGGTGGCCTACACCATGCTGGTGCTCATCGCCAACTACACCTACCAGTTTGAGGACTTCCCCATGTACTGGAGGAACCTAACGGGCCTCACTGATAACCA GCTGAGCGACCTGGGCCTGGAGCAGTTCAGCGTCTCCAAGCTCTTCTCCAGCATCCTCATCCCGGGTTTCTTCCTCCTGGCCTGCATCCTCCAGCTCCACTACTTCCACCAGCCCTTCATGCTCATCACCGACCTGGAGCACGTCCGTGCCCCTTCTGTGGCCCCCTGCCGCATCCCCAG GTCCGAGGAGCTGCACGGGAGCCGCCTGCTGCGGGATGCGGCCGCTGCCGAGAGCGCCCGGGCCGGAGACTCCGACACCGAGTCCCTGG ACTCCAACAAATGGGggctggtgctggagcgccTGATCGTGCTGGGCCGGACCTTCTCGGACACGGTGACGCGCGGGGAGGTCTTCGTGAGGCGCCTGCTGGAGCTGCACGTCCTCAAGATGGTGGCTGTCTACACCGTCTGGGTGGCCCTGGAGGAG GTGTCGCTGATGAACTTcttgctggtgctgctgtgggcctTGGCCATGCCCTACTGCCGCTTCCGCCGCATGGCCTCGTGCCTCTCCACTGTCTGGACCTGCATCATCATCGTCTGCAAGATGCTCTACCAGCTCGAGATCGTGGACCCCCGCCAGTACTCCAGCAACTGCACCCAG CCCCTACCCAACAACACCAACCTGACCCCAGAGGAGCTGGGCAACTCCACGCTGTACCGCGGCCCCGTGGACCCTGCCAACTGGTTCGGCATCCGGAAGGGCTTCCCCAACCTGGGGTACATCCAG AACcacctgcaggtgctgctgctgctggtgttcGAGGCCGTGGTGTACCGGCGCCAGCAGTACCACCGCAAGCAGCACCAGCTGGTGGCCCCCGTCACCGAGACCATCTTCGAGGACATCTCCCGCCAGCACCTCGACCTCGGCCTCGTCAGCTGCGCCAAATACTTCATCAACTACTTCTACTACAAGTTCGGCTTGGAG atCTGCTTCCTGATGATGGTGAACGTGATCGGGCAGCGGATGAACTTCGTGGTGATCCTGCACGGCTGCTGGCTCGTGGTGATGCTgacgcggcggcggcgcgcggccATCGCCCGCCTCTGGCCCAAATTCTGCCTCTTCCTCGTCATCATCCTCCTCTACCAGTACCTGCTGTGCGTGGGGATGCCGCCCGCCCTCTGCCTGG ACTATCCATGGCGTTGGAGCCACACCATTCCCCTCAACTCGGCGCTCGTCAAGTGGCTCTACCTGCCTGACTTCTTTGAGGCTCCCAAATCCACCAACCTCATCA ACGACTTCgtgctgctgctctgcgccGCCCAGCAGTGGCGCGTGTTCGAGGCCGAGCGCTCCGAGCCGTGGCTGCAGGAGGCCGGGGACAACTCCGACCGGCTCGACCGGGAGCGGGACCACCACAACCCCACCCGGAACTTCATCTACTGCAA GTCCTACCTGGACATGGCGAAGGTGGTGGTGTTCCGCCACCTCTTCTGGTTCGTCCTCGTGGTGGTTTTCATCACCGGCGCCAACCGCATCAGCCTCTTTGGCCTGGGCTACCTGCTGGCCTGCTTCTACCTGCTGCTCTCGGGCACCGCCACGCTGCGCAAGCCGGCCCGCGCCCGCCTCGTGCTCTGGGACTGCCTCATCCTTTACAACATCACCGTCATCATCTCCAAAAACATGCTGTCG CTCCTGTCCTGCGTCTTCGTGCAGCAGATGCAGAACAACTTCTGCTGGGTGATCCAGCTCTTCAGCCTCGTCTGCACCGTCAAGGGCTACTACGACT CCAAGGCGATGGCCAAGGACCATGACTGCACACTGCCCGTGGAGGAGGCCGGCATCATCTGGGACAGCATctgcttcttcttcctcctgctccagcgCCGCATCTTCCTCAGCTCCTACTACTTGCATGTCATGTGGGACCTCCAagcctctgccctgcagccTTCCAG GGGTGTGGCTCTGTTCAAGGCCAGCATCATGAAGAGCCTGCGCTCGCACCGGCGAGCCGAGAGGAAGTCGCTGGACCAGCTGAAGCGGCA GATGGAGCGGATCCGCACCAAGCAGCAGAAGTACCACCAGGAGCGGCTGCCCCGCAGCGCCGGCCCGGGGCAGGACGGGGCCAGAGCAG CGCCCGGCGGCCCTGCGGACCCGTCCCGGCTGAGGGAGCGGTGGTGGCGGCCATGGTTAGACCACGCCGCAG TGCTGCATTCCGGGGAATACTTCCTCTTCGAGTCGGacagcgaggaggaggaggaggtgcagGAGGAGCCACGGCCGGAGAGGCTGAGCGCCTTCCag CTTGCCTACCAGGCCTGGGTGACCAACACCAGGACAGTGCTgcggcagcaggagcagcccgaGCAGCCAGAGCCACCCAGCCCCGAGAGTGCTGCAG GGGATGGCGCAGGGAGAGAGCTGGAGACTCCCGAGGGGGCTGAAGGCCAGGAGGAagagaacacagaaagttcTG AGCGGAGCAACGTCTTGCAGCGGGCGCTGAACACGCTGAGGttcctgtggctgctgtgccaggccctggtGGACGGGCTGACCCAGTGGCTGGATGCCTGCACCCGGGAGCACACGGACATGTCCCGCATCCTGCTCCTCGAGAGATGCGTCCTGGCACAGCGGCTGGCCAGG ggagaggagatAAACCACGAGTTCCCAGATGAGCTCTACGTGCTGCCGCCGGAGGAGTTCCCGCAGGAGCCGAGCCTGCCCGGCGCCTTGGCTGCAGATTCCCAAAGCGGCGCTTCCAG CGGGTGCCCAAGAGCCGCCCCTGCCGACAGCCAGGAGCTGGTGACAAACCTGGGCTCCCAGGAGGACGTGGCTGATGCCCAGGGGTTCCTGGCCGTGCCCCAGCAGCGCAGGCGGACTGCCAGTGAGCTCCTCATGAGCAG GAGGACGTACGTCTCCGAGCTGGAGGAGTCGGAGCGGTTCTACCAATCCCACAACCGGTtcctgaagctgctgctggccgGGTACCGCTGTGTGACCGCCCACTCCGAGCTGCTCTGCTACTTCATCATCATCCTCAACCACATGGTCACTGCCTCcatcctctccctcttcctgcCCATCCTCGTCTTCCTCTGGGCCATGCTTTCCATCCCCCGGCCCACCAAGCGCTTCTGGATGACCGCCATCATCTTCACTGAG gtgatggtggtggtgaaGTACCTCTTCCAGTTTGGGTTCTTCCCCTGGAATGGCTACATCACCCTGCTGCGCAACGAGGGCAAGCCCTTCTTCCCACCACGCATCCTGGGCTTGGAGAAGACTGGCCGCTACAACAAGTACgacctcctgcagctcctggccctcttcttccatcgctccctgctgctg TCCTATGGGCTGTGGGACCATGAGAAGACGGAGGAGAAGCGGGCGGACAGCAGTgaaggggaggagaaggaggaggcagCTGTGTCCCCGCCGTTGGTGCTGGTTGAGGATTGGCCAGAGGCTCCGGCCCAGCCggaagcactgggagcagccacagAGCCGGAGCTGGAGTTGGAGCCAGAGGGCAAGTCCgtggagcagagagaggggaCCGAGACCACACGGCTCCGCTTCAGGAGAAGTCAGGGGAGAAAGACACCAGAGATGGTTCCAGGGGAAG GGGttgagaaggagaagaaagaagaggtggaggaagcagcagaagagagCCACGCTCAGAGGAAGCTGAAGGCGTTTGGCTTGCGGGTCAAGGGCTTCTTCCTCACCAT ggcACAGAACGTGTACCGGCCAGTGCGCAAGTTCTTCCAGGACATCCTGAACACGCAGAACCACGCGGCCACCGACGTCTACGCTTACATGTTCATGGCCGACGTGGTCgacttcatcatcatcatcttcggCTTCTGGGCCTTTGGG AGATACACGGCGGCCGCCGACATCACCTCCTCGCTGTCGGAAAACCAAGTGCCGCAGGCTTTCCTGGTCATGGTGCTCTTCCAGTTCACCACCATGGTCATCGACCGCGCGCTCTACCTCCGCAAGACTGTGCTGGGCAAGCTCATCTTCCAGGTCATCCTGGTCTTTGGCATCCACATCTGGATGTTCTTCATCCTGCCGGCCGTCACCCAAAG GTTGTTCAGCCTCAACTCGGTGGCCCAGCTGTGGTACTTCGTGAAGTGCATCTACTTTGGACTGTCGGCCTACCAGATCCGCTGTGGCTACCCCACCCGCATCCTGGGCAACTTCCTCACCAAGAAATACAACCACCTCaacctcttcctcttccaggg gttCCGCCTCGTGCCCTTCCTGGTAGAGCTGCGGGCCGTCATGGACTGGGTGTGGACGGACACGACGCTGTCCCTCTCCAACTGGATGTGTGTGGAGGACATCTACGCTAACATCTTCATCATCAAGTGCAGCCGAGAGACAGAGAAG aaaTACCCCCAGCCCAAGgggcagaagaagaagaaggtggtGAAGTATGGCATGGGCGGCCTCATCATCCTCTTCCTCGTGGGCATCATCTGGTTCCCGCTGCTCTTCATGTCCCTGGTGCGCTCCGTGGTGGGCATTGTCAACCACCCCATCGATGTCACCGTCACCCTCAAGCTGGGGGGGTACGAG cccctgttCACTACGAGCTCCCAGCAACAATCCATCCAGCCCTTCACCTCCCAGGACTACGAAGACCTCACCAAAGAGTTTGAGAGGGAGCCG CTGGCCATGCAGTTCATCACCCTCTACGGCGAGGAGGACATCGTGACCGCCCGCGTCGAGGGCAGCTCGGGCTCTTTGTGGAGCATCAGCCCCCCGAGCCGCGAGCagatgcagcaggagctgcagaacagctcctCTGACATCACCCTGCACTTCACCTGGACCTTCCAGAG GGACCTGAGCAAGGGGGGCACGGTGGAGAACGCCTACGGCAAACTCACCAGAGACCTGGAGCCCGGAGCGCCCCAGCGCCTGGAGCTGGCCCAGCTGCTGGGTGGCACCAGGGATGACCCTGT GGAATTGCCCAAACTCTTCCCCAAATACATCCGGGCGCCCAGCGGCCTCGAAGCCGAACCCGtcaagcagctgctgccaa ATGACAAGGACAGCTACCTGGACGTGGAGGTGCAGCTGAAACGGGAGCGCAGGGGCTCGGGCCAGGATGACAACTTTGTGGAGTGGTGGGTGCTGAGGCTGAAGGACGCCCCACCCCGCGACGGCAACATCCTCCCCCTGATCATCTTCAACGACAAAGTCAGCCCTCCCAGCCTGGGCTTCCTGGCTGGCTACGG GATCATGGGGCTCTACGTGTCCATCGTGCTGGTGATCGGCAAGTTCGTGCGGGGCTTCTTCAGCGAGATCTCCCACTCCATCATGTTCGAGGAGCTGCCCTGCGTGGATCGCATCCTGAAGCTGTGCCACGACATCTTCCTGGTGCGGGAGACGGgcgagctggagctggaggaggagctCTACGCCAAGCTCATCTTCCTCTACCGCTCGCCCGAGACCATGATCAAGTGGACACGGGAGAAGGAATAA